GCGACAGGGTCGGTGACTCACCGGTCGTGCCGGCGACCACGAGCCCGTCGCTGCCGTGCTCGACGAGATGGGTCGCCAGACGCTGCGCACCGTCGAGGTCGAGGGCGCGGTCTGGGGTGAAGGGCGTCGCCATGGCGGTGAGCACCCGTCCGAAGATCGGCACTGCCGGTGTCCTTGGGTCGGAATACGACGGCTGTGAGTCTATCCGCTGGTCTCCTCGATGCCGTCGACCCGCGGTCGGTCGCGCTCGTCGTCGGCACTGGGCGCGGCCGTCGGTGACAGCCGGAAGGCCACGAGGAACCGCGCGCCGCCCTCCGGGCTGTGCTCGTGGCGCACCTCCGCGCCCATCGCCTCCGCCAGCTCCGCAACCAGCGGCAGCCCGACCCGGGGACCCCCGCCCTCGTCGGGCGGGTCGAACAGCCGGTGCGCCGCAGCCGACGGGATCCCCGGCCCGTCGTCGCTTACCGCCAGCACGCCGTGGCCGCCCCCGGCCGCGGTCGTGACCGTGACCCGCGTCCCCGCCGGCGTGTGCTCGACGACGTTCTCCAGCAGGTTCGAGACGATCCTGCGCGCCGCCCGCCCGTCGGCCACCACCTTCACCTGACCGAAGTCGACCTGGAGGTCGTAGGGCTCCAGCCGCGACCCGAGCGCCACGACGCAGTCCTCGACGACCCGCCGCAGCAGCACGGGCTCCAGGCGCATCCCGCTCTCGTCCACCAGGCCGACGTCGGTGAGCTGGGCGACCTCGGCGTCCAGCTTGGCCACCCCCATCCGCAACCGTGCTGCCAGCCGGCCTCGCGCGGCCTCGTCGAGGGTGCCCCATCCCTGGTCGAGCCCTTCGGCGACCTCCTCCAGCTCGCGCAACGGCGAGCGCACGTCGACGCTGGCCTGCCGGGCGAACGAACGGCGGCGGTGGCCGCGGCGGCGCACGCTCTCGGCTTCCTGGCCTGCTTGGGCGATGAGCTCGTGCAGGCGGCTGGCATAGGTGGCCGACAGGTAGCCGGTGGAGACCACCCCGGCCAGGCTCACGAGCAGGATGGGGACGCGTTCGCCGAGCTCGGGGCGGTGCAGCAGCGCCGGGTGCAGTCCCATCTCCTCCAGGCCGAGCTGCAGCACGCCCAAGGCCGTGGTGAACACTGTGAACGCCAGGGCGGTGCCGGGACCGAGCAGGATGCCCGCGCTCACCACCACGATCGTGTACAGCATGACCAAACCGGAGCCGGTCCCACCGAAGAAGGCGACGGCCCCCCCGAGCACGAGCGCGTCAGCCAGCAGCGAGGCGATCACCGCCGTGCGGGGATAGGCCACCGACTGCTTGAAGTAGGCCGTGGTGACCACGGCGAGCACCGGCACGCCCAACACCAGGGGCCACACCTCGCGCCCGAAGATCCCGGACAGCACGGCGACCCCGACGAAGTACGCTGCGCCCCCCACAGCCCGCACGAGCCCGAAGCGCCGCAGGAGCACGTCGTCGGGGGTGGGGATGCGCTGGCTGCCGGTGGCCACTACCTCAGGCCCCCGACGCGACCCGGCGGGCCTCCGCCGCGCGCTCGGACTCCAGCCGCTCGAGATCGCTCGGCTCCTCACCGGCGAATCGCATCATCTCAGCCACCGCCGGGTGCCCGGCTTCGGTCGCGATCAGGGCCCGCATGGCCTGGGCGATCCGTCGGTACGAGGGGTGGCCCTGCGGTCCGGTGCGCAGCTCGATCAGCTGCATGGCCGCCCGGGCGTTCATCTGCATCGAGTAGCGCAGCTTCCAGGCGAAGCCGACGGCGTACTGCGCCTGGCGCGGCAGGTCGGGGTGCACCATCGCCCACAGGTCCGACTGGCGGGCCAGGGCTCGGTGCCACGCCCCCTCGACGCCGGCGGCGCTGATCTCGGGCGGCG
This sequence is a window from Egibacteraceae bacterium. Protein-coding genes within it:
- a CDS encoding HAMP domain-containing sensor histidine kinase, encoding MATGSQRIPTPDDVLLRRFGLVRAVGGAAYFVGVAVLSGIFGREVWPLVLGVPVLAVVTTAYFKQSVAYPRTAVIASLLADALVLGGAVAFFGGTGSGLVMLYTIVVVSAGILLGPGTALAFTVFTTALGVLQLGLEEMGLHPALLHRPELGERVPILLVSLAGVVSTGYLSATYASRLHELIAQAGQEAESVRRRGHRRRSFARQASVDVRSPLRELEEVAEGLDQGWGTLDEAARGRLAARLRMGVAKLDAEVAQLTDVGLVDESGMRLEPVLLRRVVEDCVVALGSRLEPYDLQVDFGQVKVVADGRAARRIVSNLLENVVEHTPAGTRVTVTTAAGGGHGVLAVSDDGPGIPSAAAHRLFDPPDEGGGPRVGLPLVAELAEAMGAEVRHEHSPEGGARFLVAFRLSPTAAPSADDERDRPRVDGIEETSG